The window TTTATTGTCACGTTTTATCACAGATATTTCTATACTTACTTTTGTAGTGAATCCTCGGTGATGCTGTTTAAAAGGAGATCGCCAAATTTTTGGTCGTACCTCCTTTCAGCCAGGTTTTTCATGATAGCCGTGTTCGTTGGTCCTAAGCATATTGTTAACACTCGTATACCTGTTTTTTCTTCAAACGGAGCTTGCTGTAAACATATAGGCAtttaataagtactaaaaatagTTTGTTCCGACCACTCGGTCGTAATtgtattttttctataaatattaCGACGAAGTATCGACCAACATATTGCATTAAAAAAAGACAGCAAATTAATAATGCGCACAAAATAATTGATACCGCTGGCATACCGAAAGACTTTGACTGAAATGTAGCACAGCAGCTTTAGATCCGCAGTAAATAGGATAGCATCCTGTTGGCCGGAGAGCTGCTACGGACGCGATGTTTACGATGGTCCCGCCTGCCCCGCCTTCATCTTTTCGCATGTGCTTTACTGCTCTCATCGAAAATGACACCAGAGCTTGCTGAAAATGAAGATCGATCTTGAAAACACCAGTAAAACAGATCATTGAACCACCTTCAAGGTACCTGATCTCAAAGAGGCTGACAAATTTGGATTACAATACCGTACCCAGTTGACATCACAGGATTTTCTCCAGACAGTAGGAGAATCGTTAAAAATACCAGCGTTGTTGATCACCACGTCCAACTGTTTCACAGTGTCCACAACTTGGTTGAAGCTTTTTGAGATGCTGGACTCATCGCCGACGTCGCACTTGATAAACGTCACTTTTCCAGGATATGTTTTATTCAGTTGCTCAGCTGTTTCTTTCCCTTTCTCCTCTACTATATCTAGTATAGCTACATGCTGGAAAAATCATCATCAACAAAAGGTAAGGTTATAATTTGGCGGTTGTTTAAGGTCACAGATTTCGATAATCATTAGCGCCTGATTGGCAACTGAGAACAAGTTGTCTTATGCTTGATCACATCACAATATATAACTTAACTGTTGTAGGTTAGGTACTGTAGTGTAATGAAACGTGCCAAATGggtaagtaataaatatattcTACCAATTGAGTTTCATTAATTAAACGCTCCATCCAAACAAATCAAGTCTTGGGTGTTAATAGTTTATGCTATTATTCGTACTATGTtgagttaataatattttaaggtTTGAAATTAACTTAAGATATCTTGGGAAAATACCTTAGCTCCTTCCCGCAGGAAAGCTTCAGCGTATAACGCTCCCAAACCAGAGGCGCCTCCTGTGATCAGACAAGTCTTTCCCGTAATGTCCCCTGGTCCTGCCATATTGCGATTCGTGTGGTGCACCGTCCAATGCCTTATTTCTCTCTTTAGGTGTAGCTTTTATATGCATCGTTTTGTTTTAATCTTATCAGGAAGGTTATCACTATTAATACGGAACAGATGAACAAAAAGTAATAGTGCTGACATTATATAGtcatttttattattgtcaCCTTTAGGGTAGAGCTTTATAGCGTCAACCTTATTTGATATAGTTAACGTCTTACGTCGCAGTGTTTTATACGTTAGATTAGAACAGCAAAGGGTAGGGATCAAGTAGGGATAGTAGGAGAGTCGTTAAAAATACCAGCGTTGTTGATCACCACGTCCAACTGTTTCACAGTGTCCACAACTTGGTTGAAGCTTTTTGAGATGCTGTCGGCATCGCCGACCTCACACTTGATAAACGTCACTTTGCCAGGATATGTTTTATTCAGATGCTCGGCTGTTTCTTTCCCTTTCTCCTCTGCTATGTAGCTACATGCTAAATAAAAAATGTCAAGATAAGATTCTGGTTATATTGCACTGTCTGTTTTGCACACTGTCTAAATGCTTCTATTTCTTGCGCTTTTTATTTGTATGGTCCTACCTTATCTTATCCCGCGCAAACTTAACCGcatgtaaataatattactttGTTAGGTGTTATTTCTGCTTCATTATGCATGTTTCATTATATTTTGATTCGGCATCGAAAATAGATGGgtgtttaagttttgtagggaAATTCTATCTTTTCTTTGTCTGGATCGGTTGCATTTGCCTTGTGCCTTATTTCTTCCATTTCGATAATAGCGCAGAAGTTTCGCTTCTAAGGTCTTGTCTTTTTAGGCCGTTTTTGGACTGTCGGTTTGAAATTACCTTCTTCTTAATTTCCATTGACGATTGAATCCATTCCTTTTCCACTTGCACCGGAGAACAATGTACTTATATGGCAGTAAACACGATGCTATGAGCCAGTTGTGCAAAAAAGTGCATTAGCCAACGCTCTAATTCGAGACGTATCAGAGCGATATGGTCCATCCATAATAAGAATAATAACATACCGTGCGTGCGGAGAAAACGTCGGGACGAATAACATTAGATGGGTCCATAAAAAAGTGTGCATGAGCTGAGGCGCTAGCGGATTACATGCCGTCGCGTGTATTCCGTACATTAGTTATGCTAGTAATCTGTCAATATCTGGCTGATCGACAACTCAATCTATTAAATTTCTATCGATTTTGGCCTCATATTTTAACGCGACAGCCACTCGTTGGGTTATATTTTTTGCAGCCAGAAAGTGCCAAGGGCGGAGTGAATTTTAGAAACTTTTGTTCTCTATTGCATTTTAAGTACATAATGTCAAATAACTTTGTTGTGTGATTTTTCTAAGGCGATTTACTCAGTATTACGCAGACGAATGCTGATAGTGATCCTGATACAAGGCGGAGTAGGCATTCTTTGGTGGTTGTAGATGTAGACCGTAGTCCTGCCACTGGTTAGTCCGTCATCGCTCCTGGTTCCCCCGGGCCGGGTGGCTGCATGGCGTAAAGGCATTTCCCCAACGTTAAAAAAAGGCGATTTACTCAGACACGTGAATGAGGTGAATATTACAGGTCTTCTAGATAATCATGAGGTAGACGCGCCTCTGGCCACGCTAACTTGGCAGTGAGAATGTATACCGACATATCATATCCCTATAAGCTTCATACTTGACGTAGCACTTTGCATGAACACATAGCGTGGTTCGATCCTATTTACCATGACGTTTTTTTATGAGTTCCTGTTTCTTTTTCGCTGTTCCAAGCGCCACGTTAATGACGTTAAGGTTTACTTACCCAATAGTTAATTATCCAATAAATTAACGGGCTTCCTGTGtggtatattaaaaataaaaatagtgttTATATTAAAAAGCCTTACACCATTTTATTCATCTCATCTTAAACCAGTGCTTTAGTCTTGTAGTAcctagggtacatcgccaattattagccagttttcaattactggccacctatactaaaatgaattctgtgtataggtgaatagaactcatttttgtaagaggcggccagttattgaacgagtgggttgtggataaatttcagttactggccattttccttatactgaaaatgagttttatttatctgtaaatagaattcatttttggaataggtggccagtaattgaaaactggctaataattggattttcgtaccttatatactaaaatgaactttgttcacctataaatagaaatcaaattaagtggccagtaattggggggtggctagtaattggcgatgtaccctatcaCATATTTGTTTAGTTGCGCAATAAATTACATTATAGTAACAGTGAATATTGGTACATCTTGCTTCAAAATTTATCCCTATAAGGATTTAAGGAAATCCTGTAACTATATATTATTTAGTCGTATTATATTTATAGTACCTACTGACACGTAAATGGCACATTGACACGAGTGGGATCATTCGATTAGGGGACGAATGCGGCTAATTTAGGTGTCCGGTGTACCGTGCGACGCCTCAACCAAATTTGTCAATGTCGTACGTAAAATATTTCCCTGAAAGGTATATGTACaagtaattatattatgattagtATTTCCTTGAGTGACTCCGAAATAGCTTGGAGGTAGGTAAAGTCAGTTTTAATGACTATTATAAGGCGTTGTAAAGATTGTTTATTGAGGCTTTCCCCCCGCCGCGTCCCGCGGAAGTCGTGGATTCAAAATCAGgctaaaatgaaaataaaacttcTGATATTATTTGTTCAACCTTCAAGATATTCCTCACAAAACTAATGCGAGAGTTTTTTTTGTTCCTAGGTTTCCTTTGGTGCTGGTATACTTTTCTATTCTAGCATTCAAACTAAAGTTTATCGCCTAACGAGGTCGATGAAACTCTAATTAATACTACCGTTGTCAAAGGTATTAACTATTGCTAATTACGTACAAATTTATGAATATGCACAGCAATATCGGAGTCTAGGACAAATGCTAACTGCCGCTGGTAATGATGATAGATGATAGGATACTAACGTTTCAGCTAAAAGATACACGCCATGCGATTTGCTACGCATAATCCAAATCGTTCATAATGTCCACGTTATTAATGATAATGTCCAACCGTTCTTTGTCCACTAGTGCATTGAATTATACTTTTACTATGGTCGTCGTTACTGACGACTCATGACTGACTTCCAGTATGTAAAACGTCACTTTTCTAGTccagagtacctacctatgattatcatttttttctaagctCTTGTTAATTTTCTCCTTTGTCGGCTTCACACAACTTATGGACTTATAGTACAGAGTAGATAAATAGGTAAGCCTCATAATACATTGGTGTTAACAATGACATAATATCTTGTAAGGTAGCAAATGAATGAGTCATTTATGTAAATAACTACTCAAACAAATTCGTTGTAAGTTTTAACCCGAAGCAACCTTTATTGTTTATATTGGCTGATTGTGTCATTGTCTCGCTCGATCAATTGGTTTGTTGTTATTTGGGACGCCGGAATGGCACTGACATTTAGTGTCTTGCCTGCGTATGCCTTTCATTTCTGCTTCGTAACCTAACTTTATACTATTTATGTACTATTCTCCGTGATTTCAACATGTGgtgtgtaataaaaataaaagtaagttttaaaattaaataaccaATGCAAATTGCCATTCATTTATGTAAACGCCGAAGACACTTTCTATTCAATTAACATAATCGGTCACATTTTTCTACATTTAGACGTCCTTTAGAGGCAGTAGCGGTAGCGTAATACTACCTAAACTAACAGCATCACTCAATTGTCGATCTTATGTCTTTGCTATAAGGTTTACGCACTGAGTGGAACATTGTCCAGCTGTTGTCATACGGCATTTGCGAACCTATTTAAAGTGTAAGTGCTTTAGCGAGCTCGTTGATTAAATAAACAACTAGTTATCTGGCTTGAGCCGCGGATACTCTGCTGCTTAGGAAGCTAAAGTAGGTCATCGTTATAATATTCATAGCTGCGGTGATATAATGAGATGCATTGATTATGAGTTTAGTATTCATCCGTGATTTCTAGTGCAAAAATGTTATCTGCAGTATCCGCGTTGTAAAACAAGGTTGTTATTAGCTTTTTTATTTGTGTATGAAAAGTTAATTACTTATATTACAGCATTAATTCCTTCTGATGTGTTAGTGATAGTATAGTAATTAAAGTACAGGTTCTTTTGTGAGAGCTGTCTCGGGGTTTTTACTTATTTGTGAATATTTTCTTAGAAATTCAGCTGTCCGCTTTTGtagacttatttatttatatatgtatttaaaaaatgaaGAACATTGATCAAACAGTGTAGCAAACCACCCAATGACGACTCAGCCCTTTAGTGGCTGAGTCTGAGTTTAGTGGACTGAATaattatgtatacctataccACCTGATACTCAAGAGTACCTGATACACACAGTGTAGTTCACGTTTTACTCCGCGCCTTTACCATTTGACCGCCACAGCTAATTGTGCTAAGATCCTCTTTTAATGGAATCTTAAGTGGCCAATTAATAATTATCCCTCTTTTAGACCATTACTTCATTATACGTCGCGGGcttggaaaatgtacttaagtcGTGTTTTGGATCATGTTTACATTTCTagtttacaaaattaaattatctaGTTAGCGGGcgaatataaaatattctgtttCGGTCTCGGCACGCGAGCCGGAAGATGGCTAAATGGCGGGTAATTGGCGGGAACAGCGGACAGCGGTGAAAATACGGAAAGCCGGGTGTAACTCCTGCTCCGGAATTTTCCGGTAGCGCTGTTTTATTATCGTTTATAAGGCGAGTGACTTACGTAAAGTTACATTAAATTAACTTAACGAATTAAGTAGacgatataaaataattaatatgaatTAGTCATGATATGTAGTTACGTTTTAAGTTCATGACGATGTCATGTACGATGAGGGACCATGCGGAGTAGCTCCAGCCTAGCCTAGagtagtatttttcaaacttttttatGACGTGACCTTTGGGGCTCTAGGCTTGTTCATACTAAGGGTAGTATGAACAAAATTTTTCGCTTATGTGTTGGTTTAAGGCTAGCAGAGGCTTCACGACCTCCCAGGGGATCGCCACCCACAGTTTGAAAACCACTGAGCTAGAGGATCGAGACTAAATTTGACCCCTTTTGTATGTTTAGCGTAAATGAATAATGTAGATAAATCTTCGATGTCTTTCGGAATTATTATAAGTTACgaataagtattatatttttcCCGTAGGCTAAGTATGACTGTTTAGAAGTACAGAGCTCTAATTTGTCATATTGTTGTTTCCAGTGATGGTAGTCCGGTAGGTCCGCCGCAGCCATGCCGCTGCCGAAGCGATGCGTGGAGCCGGTCCACGTGTCGCGCGGCACCGTGCCGGAGCGGCTGAACGTGCCGTCCGAGCTGGAGGCCGTCACCAACGGCACACTGGCCAATACTGTGAGGTACGTCATCACAGTGCGACCACGCTGCTTTCTTAGGTTTCATCGGACTCTGAATTCCAAAGTACCAATGACATGAACCCCTACTCAACATTTTTTTATCTAGGTATAATGTACCTACGTAGTACACTTGTATATGACacattttacataaatacctatattatttggCACTTACAACTCTTTCAGACAAGCTGATTTTCTTAGTCTTGTGGCATAgccaataaaattgaaaataaaattgagaagTCAGTCAGTACCCCCTAACGCCCTAAATCTTTACAGGCTTAGTCAGGCTTCTTATAATCCTACAATGTTTTTTATTTCTAGGCAATTGTCGTCACTATCGAAGCATGCGGAGGACATGTTCGGCGAGCTGACCAGAGAGGCGAGCAACCTCGCGGAGCGCACCAACGTGCTGCAGGCGCGGATAGACAGGCTCGCCATCAAGGTCACGCAGCTCGACTCTGGGGTTGAGGAAGGTACAACATGATTTTTTACCAATGCCTAATACGAGTATCTGTTCTGtggttaacgcattcactgcgggggggcgtggcctaggaacaaacttgtatgacggtgaacgcacatgtgcgttgggggcagtgaatgtgttaaattcgAGACTCTCAtgaaagtaatttttaaaagttgtacaCACCATTTTAACCACTCTTCTTCATCGCggtatcccggcattttgccacagctcatgtgagcctggggtccgcttgacaactaatcccatgatttgacgtaggcactagtttttgcgaaaacgactgccatctgaccttccaacccagaggggaaactaggcctaataattgggattagtccagtttcctcacgatgttttccttcaccgaaaagcgactggcaaatatcaaatgatatttcgtacataagttccgaaaaactcattggtacgagccggggtttgaacccgcgacctccggattgaaagtcgcacgctcttaccgctaggccaccagagcTTCCACCGATCTAACCACTATCTTGCTTTATTCCAGTGTCCCTTCAAGACATTCAAATGCGCAAGGCGTTCCGCTCGTCGCGGACATTCCAACAGCAACTGTTCAGTCGCAACTCGATGCCGACGGCCATGTTGGCGACGTACGCGCGCTGCGACCGCCCGCCGCCGCTCGAGAGGCTCAACGAGTTCAGAGACGACGGGAGGGACGCGAGGAAGTTCTACACCGACCCGGATTACTTCTTCGAATTGTGGAGGAGGGAAATGCTGCAGGATACAGAGCGCATTCAGCACGATCGCGGGAAGAAGGTAATATACATGGCTTAGTCTTGTCTGGGGTACGGTCAAAAAGAGTACACATAATATGAAATTAAAGGTTGAAATTAACGGCTTATTTCATGGGCATGTACACGATTCGTAAGATTCGCTATTTACGAAAAATTATAATCGTCGGTTAGTGTTATAAATTCCTTCCGTAATTATAATTAGTTGTGCAGCGTCGCTATCTATTAATAACGTCGCCAAAGTTGTATTTTACAGTCTTTGCAAAGGGATGTCGTGATGTTTGGTGGAAAAGCATCACAAATGTTGAGATATGTATAGATGTATTAGGACAGCGATAGTTGTGCAGGTTTGTAAGCCTGGGCTTCCCCTCAGGTGCGGCAACCccgcagcggcggcggcgccgacgggcgcggcgcgcggcgcgtgAGGCCGCCACACTCCACACGAGAGAGACAAAAGGTATCTTGCTTAATCCCACTTCTGATTATATTGAAAACTATTTCTTACACgaatgtttattatgttattctGTTTCTGAAGTCGAGTTAAATTCGTGCTGGCATTTTAATTGACTACTTCGGATTTACTAACCACTTTGAACTCCCAAAGGACAGTGATGATGCCGAGTTCTTGTTTTGTTCACGCTCAAGGGTTCATCTAAAATCAGCAATCAGCTAAAATGATGATTTCTCCTTTATCTCTCGAGTCCCAAGTGTCTAAATTTTTCCGCCAAAACTCGACCAGCGATTTTTTATTTGGAATTGAATTTTGTAGGCGGCAGCGGTAACACGCGGCGAGCATATCATGGCGCCGGCGCAGCTGCGGCACTACAACATCGagccgcagccgccgccgctGCAGACGCAGCTCTCGCAACAGTCCATCCGGCAAGAATCCGTCTATGGTGAGATTGCCTGCTACTTTTATTTCTATGtatcgagtaggtacctactgaatgGCAGAACTGTTTTTCCAAGCGAGATACGGGTGC of the Cydia fagiglandana chromosome 17, ilCydFagi1.1, whole genome shotgun sequence genome contains:
- the LOC134672688 gene encoding 15-hydroxyprostaglandin dehydrogenase [NAD(+)]-like, with product MAGPGDITGKTCLITGGASGLGALYAEAFLREGAKHVAILDIVEEKGKETAEQLNKTYPGKVTFIKCDVGDESSISKSFNQVVDTVKQLDVVINNAGIFNDSPTVWRKSCDVNWQALVSFSMRAVKHMRKDEGGAGGTIVNIASVAALRPTGCYPIYCGSKAAVLHFSQSLSQAPFEEKTGIRVLTICLGPTNTAIMKNLAERRYDQKFGDLLLNSITEDSLQKTEPAVAAFITMFKQASNGSVWLSEDNQPVEDITPKIQNFYKSFAK